Proteins encoded together in one Tripterygium wilfordii isolate XIE 37 chromosome 14, ASM1340144v1, whole genome shotgun sequence window:
- the LOC120015114 gene encoding putative glucan endo-1,3-beta-glucosidase GVI codes for MACSTFLAIIACLLIVTEFHSFVGAEQVAINYGMVADNLPPPTQVVELMKSKNITNVRLFNPNPDALNALRGSGISVIIGVVNLDLFNLASFPSAANIWVQTNIAPYEADITFRCIAAGNEIPIPSELSGYLIPAMQNLKAALDAANIKIPVSTAGYGLWLDNTYPPSATTWSNSGAPLVGQIAQFLQDYKYPMLVNVYPFFAYSGNPKDIKLDYALGNATGVVVQDGDLGYTNLLDAMVDGWYAALEKSGGPDVEIIVVETGWPSAGADIATMENAHTHNNLVASRVHAGKGTPKRPDSPLDIYLFAMFNEDQKPGGTEQNFGLFHPDMSEVYPIDW; via the exons ATGGCTTGTTCTACATTTTTGGCTATCATAGCCTGCTTGCTTATAGTTACAGAGTTCCACAGCTTTGTTG GGGCTGAACAAGTTGCGATAAATTATGGCATGGTAGCAGACAACCTGCCACCCCCAACCCAAGTTGTAGAACTGATGAAATCCAAGAACATTACAAACGTTCGCCTTTTCAACCCGAACCCTGATGCTTTAAACGCATTGAGAGGATCAGGAATCAGTGTCATCATAGGTGTTGTCAATCTAGATCTCTTCAATCTAGCCAGTTTCCCATCAGCAGCAAACATTTGGGTCCAAACCAATATTGCACCATATGAAGCAGACATAACCTTTCGATGCATTGCAGCAGGAAATGAAATCCCAATTCCTAGTGAATTATCAGGATATCTAATCCCAGCAATGCAAAACCTTAAAGCTGCATTAGACGCCGCGAATATTAAAATCCCCGTCTCCACTGCAGGATATGGGTTGTGGTTGGACAATACTTACCCTCCATCAGCCACTACTTGGAGTAATAGTGGAGCTCCTCTTGTAGGACAAATTGCTCAGTTCTTGCAAGACTATAAATACCCTATGTTGGTGAATGTCTACCCTTTCTTTGCCTATTCCGGAAACCCGAAAGATATCAAGCTAGATTATGCTTTAGGCAATGCAACTGGGGTTGTTGTCCAAGACGGGGATCTGGGATACACAAACTTGCTTGATGCAATGGTTGATGGGTGGTATGCTGCACTTGAAAAGAGTGGAGGACCAGATGTTGAGATTATTGTTGTTGAGACAGGTTGGCCATCAGCAGGAGCAGATATAGCAACTATGGAAAATGCACATACACATAATAACCTAGTAGCTTCTCGAGTTCACGCGGGCAAGGGAACTCCAAAGAGACCCGACAGTCCACTAGACATCTACTTATTTGCCATGTTTAATGAAGACCAAAAGCCTGGTGGGACTGAGCAGAATTTTGGGTTATTTCATCCTGACATGTCAGAGGTGTATCCCATTGATTGGTAG
- the LOC120014297 gene encoding dof zinc finger protein DOF3.4-like encodes MPPSDSGESKRASTKAANQPPEQEQLPCPRCDSTNTKFCYYNNYNFSQPRHFCKSCRRYWTHGGTLRDIPVGGCTRKSAKRSRTNNHSSSSSTAVSANYEAQSLPLSATPMLLPMTGNQASSVQFCDVKGSGSFTSLLNNSGQGTSGFLALGGFGLGLGHGFEEVGFGLGRGIWPFVGVGGDGGAAVNGSVGNATVTGNGNMWQYESGGESATFVGGDCFSWPDLAISTPGNGLK; translated from the coding sequence ATGCCACCGTCGGATTCTGGCGAGAGCAAGCGGGCATCAACCAAGGCGGCGAATCAACCACCGGAACAAGAGCAGCTTCCGTGCCCTCGATGCGACTCCACCAACACCAAGTTCTGTTACTACAACAACTACAACTTCTCTCAGCCCCGCCACTTCTGCAAGTCCTGCCGCCGCTACTGGACACACGGCGGTACCCTCCGCGATATCCCCGTCGGCGGCTGTACACGCAAGAGCGCCAAGCGTTCTCGCACTAACAAtcactcctcctcctcctccaccgccGTTTCAGCGAATTACGAAGCTCAGTCCCTGCCGTTGTCCGCTACCCCTATGTTGTTGCCAATGACGGGAAATCAGGCCTCGAGCGTGCAGTTCTGCGATGTGAAGGGGAGTGGGAGCTTTACTTCTCTGTTGAACAACAGTGGTCAGGGGACTTCCGGGTTTTTGGCGCTGGGTGGGTTTGGGCTGGGCCTTGGACATGGGTTTGAAGAAGTGGGCTTTGGGCTTGGGAGAGGAATATGGCCTTTTGTTGGTGTAGGAGGAGATGGTGGTGCTGCTGTGAATGGCTCTGTTGGAAATGCTACAGTGACAGGGAATGGGAATATGTGGCAGTACGAGAGTGGTGGAGAATCTGCAACATTTGTTGGAGGAGATTGCTTTTCATGGCCTGATTTGGCAATATCAACTCCTGGAAATGGGCTTAAATGA